The Brevibacillus brevis genome contains a region encoding:
- a CDS encoding MFS transporter: protein MQQLTEKKKVTIMIAIITAMFFAAINQTIIGVAMPRIISKLGGMDYYSWAITIYLLTSTVASVLVGKLSDIYGRKPFILTGIGLFSIGALLSGFSTDIFQLITYRGIQGAGAGIIMSTAFTAMGDLYEPRERAKWGGVMSAVFGVSSVLGPLMGGYIVDHLDWHWVFWIFLPIGVIAFLLIMIHFPKVPKQEGESVDYFGSLFLTLTIVPMLLAFSWAGNGPGKYAWGSWQIIGLFAATIVSLIVFIMIEMKVKTPVLPLGLFKNSIFTVSNLVGFFLNAGMMGAIIYVPFFVQGVKGISPTMAGYVAMPMSIALLATSALAGQIMTKTGKYKKMALGGLLVMTLGMVLMYFMSPATPIYLLVIYMIILGLGIGIAMPVFSLTVQNAVAPQQLGVATATSQLFRNLGGTIGIAVMGTVMSASMSAKMTQLSGAMGQGNNPAAADPALAEKLSLFTNPQNLLDQPKIEATLASLPPDLQPLFTHMLDMIREAMSYGITTTFLTGAIVAGVAVIIALFLKEIPLRSGKDMGKKPEGEAGKA from the coding sequence TTGCAACAACTGACAGAGAAAAAGAAAGTGACGATCATGATCGCGATTATTACAGCCATGTTTTTCGCTGCGATCAACCAGACTATTATCGGGGTTGCCATGCCGCGTATTATTTCAAAACTCGGTGGCATGGATTACTATTCGTGGGCGATTACGATTTATTTGCTTACCTCAACTGTCGCTTCGGTGCTGGTTGGGAAGCTCTCCGATATCTATGGAAGAAAACCATTTATTTTGACGGGTATCGGTTTGTTTAGTATCGGGGCCTTGTTATCCGGGTTTTCCACCGATATTTTTCAACTGATTACGTATCGTGGTATTCAAGGGGCGGGTGCCGGGATCATCATGTCCACTGCTTTTACCGCCATGGGTGATCTGTACGAACCTCGCGAGCGCGCAAAATGGGGTGGAGTCATGAGTGCCGTCTTCGGCGTATCCAGTGTGCTTGGTCCTCTGATGGGCGGCTATATCGTCGACCATCTCGACTGGCACTGGGTGTTCTGGATCTTCTTGCCGATTGGCGTAATTGCCTTTCTGTTGATCATGATTCATTTCCCGAAGGTACCGAAGCAAGAAGGAGAGTCTGTCGACTACTTCGGCTCGCTGTTCCTGACGCTTACCATCGTACCGATGCTGCTCGCCTTCTCATGGGCGGGTAATGGTCCGGGCAAATACGCTTGGGGCTCGTGGCAAATCATTGGTTTGTTTGCCGCCACCATCGTTTCGTTGATCGTGTTTATTATGATTGAGATGAAAGTAAAAACGCCTGTACTTCCGCTGGGTTTGTTCAAAAACAGTATTTTTACTGTCTCCAATCTGGTCGGATTCTTCCTCAACGCGGGGATGATGGGCGCAATCATTTATGTGCCGTTCTTTGTCCAAGGGGTCAAAGGCATCTCTCCGACGATGGCTGGTTACGTGGCGATGCCGATGTCTATCGCCTTGCTCGCGACCTCCGCACTCGCCGGACAAATCATGACCAAGACGGGAAAATATAAAAAGATGGCACTGGGCGGACTTCTCGTCATGACCTTGGGCATGGTGCTGATGTATTTCATGTCCCCAGCTACACCGATTTACTTGCTCGTGATCTACATGATCATTCTTGGATTGGGGATCGGGATTGCGATGCCAGTTTTCTCCTTGACGGTGCAAAATGCAGTCGCACCACAGCAACTAGGTGTCGCTACAGCAACATCGCAGCTCTTCCGCAACCTCGGTGGGACCATTGGAATTGCTGTCATGGGAACCGTCATGAGTGCCAGCATGTCTGCGAAAATGACGCAACTGTCGGGAGCCATGGGCCAAGGGAACAATCCCGCAGCAGCCGACCCTGCTCTGGCAGAGAAGCTGTCGCTCTTTACGAATCCGCAAAATTTGTTGGATCAGCCGAAAATTGAAGCCACGCTGGCTAGTCTGCCACCGGATCTGCAGCCTCTGTTTACTCACATGCTGGATATGATCCGGGAAGCGATGAGCTATGGGATTACGACTACGTTTTTGACTGGGGCGATTGTAGCGGGAGTCGCTGTCATCATCGCGCTGTTCCTGAAGGAAATTCCACTGCGTAGTGGGAAGGACATGGGGAAAAAGCCGGAGGGCGAAGCAGGAAAGGCGTAA
- a CDS encoding DUF6933 domain-containing protein, whose amino-acid sequence MITIQCTKKLAEELPVTLSDKEKMVSQPLYRWHAHLILLNRRKCVAVMNNVTRYNFIIYGLKKADFTRFDQIFLEKISENLIADGIEQSLIQKYLRHASEATFTQTSDRSIISQLNDMIYLARYDMDNNIRQIGVEELNQINRLSNQYPMSKLPQIFPRDAMQHALENLSMVNT is encoded by the coding sequence ATGATTACTATCCAATGCACCAAAAAGCTTGCAGAGGAACTACCCGTAACGTTATCCGATAAGGAGAAAATGGTTTCACAGCCATTATACAGGTGGCATGCTCACCTGATTTTACTGAATCGCAGGAAGTGTGTAGCGGTGATGAATAATGTGACCAGGTACAATTTTATCATCTATGGGTTAAAGAAAGCGGACTTTACGAGATTCGATCAAATATTTTTGGAAAAAATCTCTGAGAATCTTATTGCAGATGGCATAGAGCAATCGTTAATTCAGAAGTATTTGCGCCATGCTAGTGAGGCTACTTTCACACAGACAAGTGATAGAAGCATTATTAGTCAATTAAACGACATGATTTACCTGGCAAGATACGATATGGATAATAACATAAGGCAAATCGGGGTAGAGGAATTGAATCAAATCAATCGACTGTCGAATCAATATCCCATGTCTAAATTACCGCAAATATTTCCACGTGATGCGATGCAACACGCGTTAGAAAATTTATCGATGGTTAACACATAA
- a CDS encoding ATP-binding response regulator, giving the protein MHTMIKRSNHNRSHSKALISKYLLILLLFLAFLLGLRMFWFSFHAFPEHPPVVQGVLDMRGWDFENSPSISLDGEWEFFPDSLITHEDFQQSSNYERQYVQVPGNWSSAFSKDSPSSLGYGTYRLRILVDQPLHQPYTLWLPQVEASSTVEVNGEILARIGMPAATAEAYTPRKSSFTVTYVAGDAKVIEVLVRTANFHNPIEGGIVRSIYFGSQAAIDTDRWYSIGFQMTTFLILSLHGLYAGILYILNARHKEFLVFLLLLSCVGIKTVSDYDNLLLLWLPIDYTWAIKVEVLAYIWQPLLMIVLVRSLTEQGEKEYTKPFSAYLSILSLYSAVIVLGTAQWVYILAGTPFLVMIYFGPLLLFIFRISRMLMQNKHDAVFLLIAATSIFSNVIWSAVMEYQIIDIKYVFYPLDMIAALVSFSAYWFKLFFRNAEEKAKLTEQLKEADKLKDQFLAHTSHELRTPLHGIMNIAQTVVNNEKHVMGGRSTQDMELLITISRRMSHLLDDLLDVVRLQDKHIVLQKKPLHIQSVVSGIIGMLTYMVEGKPVQLKMDIPESIPPILADEKRLVQILFNLVHNALKFTEEGSVVVSADIVDEQLAIYVSDTGIGMDEHTKARIFLPYEQGAQATNGGGGIGLGLAICTQLVELHDSELRVDSEPGKGSVFSFWLPVVSTDEMKAAESQYAEQIDKSNQVTAINQMRHSEAPDILAFQQTAAHAFVERKAKILAIDDDPVNLRVLDRMLSSSYYQITTCTSPRDALDLLFTEQWDLLIIDVMMPHMSGYELTQKVREHFSVSELPILLLTARSQSEDVYTGYLSGANDYVCKPVDGMELKYRVWSLTMLKQTVDERLRMEAAYLQAQIHPHFLFNTLSSIMALSDIDTEKMRKLGDAFTAFLHISFDFLNTGKQVALSHELELVQAYLYIEKERFGERLQIVWEVEPGIDLLIPPLTIQPLVENAIHHGLLTRIEGGILHIRIIRQNNGTLFEVKDEGVGMEEETVRQILDLSKKERGGIGVSNTNRRLTQMYGKGLCITSKPGEGTTVSFVIPDQALTEKHRGEQA; this is encoded by the coding sequence ATGCATACTATGATAAAGCGAAGCAACCATAATCGGAGTCATTCAAAAGCACTCATAAGTAAGTATCTTTTGATTCTTCTCTTGTTTTTAGCATTTCTGCTAGGGCTTCGGATGTTCTGGTTTTCGTTTCATGCGTTTCCAGAGCATCCGCCTGTGGTTCAAGGGGTTCTTGATATGCGCGGGTGGGACTTTGAAAATTCCCCGTCTATTTCACTGGACGGGGAGTGGGAGTTTTTTCCTGATTCTTTGATCACACATGAAGATTTCCAGCAATCATCGAATTACGAACGACAATACGTTCAAGTACCTGGCAATTGGAGCAGCGCTTTTTCCAAGGACTCTCCGTCATCGCTTGGCTATGGAACATACCGTTTACGGATCTTGGTCGATCAACCGCTACATCAGCCATACACCTTATGGTTACCGCAAGTGGAGGCATCTTCTACCGTAGAGGTTAACGGAGAGATTTTGGCCAGAATCGGAATGCCTGCGGCAACAGCGGAAGCGTACACACCGCGGAAGTCATCCTTCACGGTTACGTACGTTGCAGGTGATGCAAAGGTCATTGAAGTGCTTGTCCGAACGGCCAACTTTCATAATCCAATAGAGGGGGGCATCGTCAGATCGATTTACTTCGGGTCGCAGGCCGCTATTGACACCGATCGTTGGTATTCTATCGGCTTCCAGATGACAACCTTCCTCATTTTATCGCTACATGGCTTGTATGCCGGCATCCTGTACATATTGAATGCCCGTCACAAAGAGTTTCTGGTGTTTTTGCTGTTGCTATCCTGCGTGGGGATAAAGACTGTATCTGATTATGACAACCTGCTGTTGCTTTGGCTCCCCATCGATTATACATGGGCAATCAAGGTAGAAGTGCTCGCCTACATATGGCAGCCTTTGCTGATGATCGTATTGGTGAGAAGCCTGACGGAACAGGGGGAGAAAGAATATACAAAACCGTTCAGCGCGTATCTTTCCATACTCAGTCTTTATTCGGCAGTCATCGTACTGGGAACGGCACAATGGGTGTATATATTAGCTGGAACGCCATTTTTGGTCATGATTTATTTTGGCCCGTTGCTATTGTTTATTTTCAGAATCAGCCGCATGCTCATGCAAAACAAGCATGACGCTGTGTTTTTGCTCATTGCTGCAACGAGTATTTTTTCCAATGTCATATGGTCCGCAGTCATGGAATATCAAATCATCGATATCAAGTACGTGTTTTATCCGCTCGATATGATTGCTGCTCTTGTCAGCTTTTCTGCCTATTGGTTTAAGCTATTCTTTCGCAATGCAGAGGAAAAGGCAAAGCTAACGGAGCAATTGAAAGAAGCGGACAAGCTCAAAGACCAGTTTCTCGCCCATACCTCGCACGAACTGAGAACGCCATTGCACGGCATCATGAATATCGCCCAGACTGTCGTCAACAATGAAAAGCATGTCATGGGTGGTCGCAGCACGCAGGATATGGAGCTGTTAATCACGATCAGCCGCAGAATGTCGCATTTACTGGACGATTTGCTAGATGTCGTACGGTTGCAGGACAAGCATATCGTGTTGCAGAAGAAGCCTTTGCATATTCAATCGGTTGTTTCCGGTATCATCGGCATGCTCACTTACATGGTAGAAGGCAAGCCTGTTCAACTGAAAATGGACATACCAGAGTCCATCCCGCCCATCTTGGCAGATGAGAAGCGGCTCGTCCAGATTCTATTCAATCTTGTTCACAACGCACTGAAGTTCACGGAAGAAGGATCTGTCGTCGTTTCCGCTGACATCGTAGACGAACAGTTGGCGATCTATGTATCCGATACAGGAATCGGGATGGATGAGCATACCAAGGCACGTATATTTTTGCCGTATGAGCAGGGAGCTCAAGCAACGAACGGTGGTGGAGGAATCGGCCTCGGTCTTGCTATTTGTACACAGCTGGTCGAGCTGCATGATAGCGAGCTGAGAGTCGACTCTGAACCGGGCAAAGGTTCGGTATTTAGCTTCTGGCTGCCCGTGGTTAGTACAGATGAGATGAAAGCAGCAGAGAGCCAATATGCGGAGCAGATAGATAAGAGCAATCAAGTGACGGCTATCAACCAGATGAGGCATAGTGAAGCGCCAGATATTTTGGCTTTTCAGCAAACGGCTGCACATGCGTTTGTAGAAAGAAAGGCGAAAATATTAGCGATCGATGACGACCCGGTTAACTTAAGGGTGCTGGATCGAATGCTCTCATCCTCATATTATCAAATCACTACGTGCACATCGCCAAGAGACGCGCTCGATCTGCTTTTTACTGAGCAGTGGGACTTGCTTATCATCGATGTCATGATGCCGCACATGTCGGGCTACGAGTTGACGCAAAAGGTCAGGGAGCATTTCTCTGTTTCCGAGCTTCCGATTTTGCTCTTAACGGCACGCAGCCAGTCTGAGGATGTATACACCGGGTATTTGTCAGGCGCGAATGACTATGTATGCAAACCAGTCGATGGTATGGAGCTAAAATATCGTGTCTGGTCGTTGACGATGCTCAAGCAAACGGTCGATGAACGACTGCGCATGGAGGCTGCCTACTTGCAGGCGCAGATTCACCCGCACTTCTTGTTCAACACACTTAGCTCGATTATGGCGTTGAGCGACATTGATACAGAGAAGATGCGTAAACTCGGGGATGCGTTTACCGCCTTCTTGCATATCAGCTTTGACTTTTTGAATACAGGAAAACAAGTTGCACTCTCCCATGAGCTGGAGCTCGTCCAAGCGTATCTTTACATTGAAAAAGAACGATTTGGCGAGCGGTTACAGATCGTGTGGGAGGTTGAGCCTGGTATCGATCTTCTCATCCCGCCACTGACCATTCAGCCGTTGGTTGAGAATGCTATCCATCATGGTCTTCTTACCCGAATAGAGGGGGGAATTCTCCATATCCGTATCATCCGGCAAAATAATGGCACCCTTTTTGAGGTGAAGGATGAGGGTGTCGGAATGGAGGAGGAGACTGTGCGACAAATTCTCGATTTGTCTAAGAAGGAAAGAGGCGGAATTGGAGTGTCCAACACGAATCGGAGACTGACGCAAATGTATGGGAAGGGCTTGTGCATCACTAGTAAGCCGGGGGAGGGAACGACGGTGTCGTTTGTTATACCGGATCAGGCGTTAACTGAAAAACATCGAGGTGAACAGGCATGA
- a CDS encoding TetR family transcriptional regulator has protein sequence MAPKVSDEYKTKKKIELLQAAKRVFITKGYTRATMQDVMDEAGVSRGALYAYFDNLEHLYLELLQFEDQQDVQFFAPVAGETSWQQINKWVYKQQAEIEKIEQTLSQANSEFFLSLKDQQKQQSYPYITTRYEKMVDVLAAFFAHGTATGEFKPQLPPEAIARYLISVIDGLMLDTAHLGPEKTKVSVQMEALLFSLRAMLGPVQ, from the coding sequence TTGGCCCCAAAAGTAAGCGACGAATACAAAACCAAAAAGAAAATCGAACTGCTGCAAGCGGCAAAACGAGTGTTCATCACAAAAGGCTATACACGGGCCACCATGCAAGACGTAATGGACGAGGCTGGTGTATCGCGGGGAGCCTTGTACGCCTACTTTGATAACCTGGAGCACTTATATTTGGAGCTGCTGCAATTCGAGGATCAACAGGATGTACAGTTTTTCGCGCCTGTTGCTGGCGAAACGTCTTGGCAGCAAATCAACAAATGGGTCTACAAACAGCAAGCCGAGATCGAGAAAATCGAACAAACACTGTCCCAAGCCAACTCAGAATTTTTCCTGTCACTGAAAGATCAACAAAAGCAACAGAGCTATCCATACATCACGACTCGCTATGAAAAAATGGTCGATGTGTTGGCAGCTTTCTTCGCGCATGGGACAGCGACAGGTGAGTTCAAGCCACAGCTTCCACCCGAGGCGATCGCTCGCTATCTCATCTCGGTTATCGATGGACTGATGCTGGATACCGCGCATTTGGGCCCAGAGAAAACGAAGGTGTCTGTGCAGATGGAAGCACTGTTGTTTTCATTGAGAGCGATGCTGGGACCGGTACAATAA
- a CDS encoding RNA polymerase sigma factor, with product MQDDREVIAEVLQGNKEAYALIVNKYKGKVASILGRTLHHAHDAEDMVQEVFIKAYYSLPDYKPNYSFSAWLYRIAINRGIDELRKRKRMPSVTEMDVEVKDECPIPEEDYLVKEQQQALRQQMMALGKDYRKILDLHYLQQLSYREIGNKLSLSVDTVRMRLSYARKKLRDQLSKPEKKGGTPL from the coding sequence ATGCAGGACGATCGAGAGGTCATTGCGGAGGTTCTTCAAGGAAATAAAGAGGCTTATGCTCTGATCGTCAATAAATACAAGGGAAAAGTCGCTTCGATTCTTGGGCGCACACTCCACCATGCTCATGATGCCGAGGACATGGTGCAGGAGGTTTTTATCAAGGCGTACTACAGTCTGCCAGATTATAAACCCAACTATTCCTTCTCTGCCTGGCTGTATCGGATCGCAATTAATCGCGGGATTGACGAGTTGCGGAAACGAAAGCGGATGCCCTCTGTAACAGAGATGGATGTCGAGGTAAAAGACGAGTGTCCGATCCCGGAGGAAGATTATCTGGTAAAAGAACAGCAACAGGCGCTGCGACAGCAGATGATGGCACTGGGCAAGGACTACAGGAAGATTCTCGATCTGCATTATCTCCAGCAGTTAAGCTACCGGGAGATTGGCAACAAACTATCTTTGTCCGTAGATACCGTGAGAATGCGCCTTTCCTATGCCAGGAAAAAGCTGCGAGACCAGCTAAGCAAGCCGGAGAAAAAAGGGGGTACCCCACTTTGA
- a CDS encoding DUF4179 domain-containing protein translates to MNCLTQRQLIAYMEDRLSPVNKRNIENHLEHCTNCQHQLEQWIDELHQTEEPMWENSLSANMDQKIIQMLSPHPVRVLNPATPSHQPPSWKKRSITIMKRMSIAAAALTIVVSGGMLISPTFAGYVNAAFTNNPLAKTEPVAPVNNSFLQQIADKGIAQAAKNGFAQSVDVSATDQGLTFTVHEVVADPLRISIAASLKDKNGKALDSFMSEMVSRSIREPLITIKDKQGNILTPSEEKNAQYPNKPWHVSMYAEQGVMNLDRELRSYFDDISKVPDELIVEFNIKQLDDIKGNWNLSVPVDMKKAKAAMKTHEINKAYTTPQGLKLNVKQITFAPSGVEMVIDRTLAPSEKNAYSYELVDEKGKVVAAWDSTSIIHEASKRNNLINDVKWEHTQSTKSGARDFHYFYPIDESQNLTFKLGSVYTEEAAELNAKLDTNRLEKKEVITAEDQGDQFTFKKYQKDPNAVVDFEGYDGYHRVNDDGSTTKVEGYHLTFEATLSPDTAAMGPYQYWTITDEAGKKYEDANYLIDKTEYENGRAIFGGSIFLENLTSLPKQLIITSEKRMVEHKNVEWEVPIYAGK, encoded by the coding sequence TTGAATTGCCTTACGCAAAGACAGCTGATCGCCTACATGGAAGATCGTTTATCACCAGTGAACAAAAGAAATATCGAAAATCATCTCGAGCATTGCACAAACTGCCAGCACCAGCTGGAGCAATGGATCGATGAGCTGCACCAAACGGAAGAACCAATGTGGGAAAACTCCCTCTCAGCAAATATGGATCAAAAGATTATTCAGATGCTCTCCCCTCATCCCGTGAGAGTATTAAACCCTGCTACCCCTTCACACCAACCACCATCGTGGAAAAAAAGGAGTATCACCATCATGAAAAGAATGAGTATAGCCGCCGCTGCATTAACCATCGTTGTTTCGGGAGGAATGCTGATCTCCCCAACCTTTGCTGGATATGTCAATGCCGCTTTTACCAACAACCCGCTCGCCAAGACTGAGCCTGTAGCGCCTGTGAACAACAGCTTTTTGCAACAAATAGCGGACAAAGGAATTGCTCAAGCAGCCAAGAATGGGTTTGCTCAGTCCGTTGATGTAAGTGCGACAGATCAAGGCCTCACTTTTACCGTGCATGAAGTGGTGGCTGACCCGTTGCGTATTAGCATAGCAGCTTCTTTAAAAGACAAGAACGGCAAGGCATTAGACAGCTTCATGTCGGAAATGGTGAGTAGATCTATCAGAGAGCCACTTATCACCATTAAAGACAAACAAGGGAACATCCTTACACCCTCTGAGGAAAAAAATGCTCAATACCCCAACAAGCCTTGGCACGTTTCCATGTATGCCGAGCAAGGTGTCATGAACTTGGATCGCGAGCTGCGAAGCTATTTTGATGATATAAGCAAGGTTCCAGACGAGCTGATCGTAGAGTTTAACATCAAGCAATTAGACGACATCAAGGGGAATTGGAATCTGTCCGTACCTGTAGATATGAAAAAAGCAAAAGCTGCAATGAAGACGCATGAAATTAACAAAGCCTACACGACCCCGCAAGGACTCAAGCTGAACGTCAAACAGATTACGTTTGCGCCAAGCGGAGTGGAGATGGTCATTGATCGAACCCTTGCTCCTAGCGAGAAAAACGCATACAGCTATGAGCTGGTAGACGAAAAGGGCAAAGTGGTAGCTGCTTGGGATTCGACTTCGATTATTCATGAAGCCAGCAAACGAAACAATTTGATCAATGATGTGAAATGGGAACATACCCAATCCACCAAAAGTGGAGCAAGAGACTTCCATTACTTCTATCCAATCGACGAAAGCCAAAATCTCACCTTCAAGCTCGGGTCTGTATATACAGAGGAAGCCGCTGAGCTGAACGCGAAATTGGACACCAATCGCCTCGAGAAGAAAGAAGTCATCACAGCGGAAGACCAGGGAGATCAGTTTACTTTCAAAAAATATCAAAAGGATCCAAACGCGGTCGTTGATTTTGAAGGCTATGACGGGTATCACCGCGTAAATGACGATGGGTCTACCACCAAAGTGGAGGGCTACCACCTGACATTCGAGGCAACTCTCTCTCCAGATACTGCAGCTATGGGTCCCTATCAATACTGGACCATTACAGACGAGGCTGGGAAAAAGTACGAAGACGCCAACTACTTGATCGACAAGACTGAGTATGAAAATGGACGGGCGATTTTTGGCGGTTCCATCTTCTTGGAAAACCTCACATCCCTGCCTAAACAACTGATCATTACTTCCGAGAAGCGCATGGTTGAACACAAAAATGTAGAGTGGGAAGTACCGATTTACGCCGGAAAATAA
- a CDS encoding GNAT family N-acetyltransferase, protein MLFQSERINLRKMTGEDVDVYHTWRNDVEVMRTTSPSMDVFTWDDTNGFVNQVILHASSSKSYMIVDSQTNRPIGITSLIQIDLKNRNAECIIDIGEKEYWGKGYGGEALKLLLDYAFLEMNLHRVSLRVFSFNEKAIKLYEKLGFKQEGISRQFLFREGKWHDLVHMGILQQEYIS, encoded by the coding sequence ATGTTGTTTCAATCAGAGAGAATCAATCTGAGAAAAATGACGGGGGAGGATGTGGACGTCTACCACACGTGGAGAAATGACGTGGAAGTCATGCGGACAACGAGCCCGTCCATGGATGTCTTTACGTGGGACGATACGAACGGGTTTGTGAATCAGGTCATCCTGCATGCAAGCTCCTCGAAGAGCTACATGATCGTAGACAGCCAAACCAATCGACCGATCGGGATTACCTCTCTCATCCAAATCGACCTGAAAAACCGCAATGCGGAATGTATCATCGATATTGGGGAGAAAGAGTATTGGGGAAAGGGGTATGGAGGAGAAGCGCTGAAGCTGCTGCTGGATTATGCGTTCTTGGAAATGAACTTGCATCGGGTATCGCTTCGCGTCTTTTCCTTTAACGAAAAGGCGATCAAGCTGTATGAGAAGCTCGGTTTCAAGCAAGAGGGGATCTCGCGGCAGTTTTTGTTTCGCGAGGGAAAATGGCATGATCTCGTGCACATGGGGATTTTGCAGCAGGAATATATCTCGTGA
- a CDS encoding ABC transporter permease yields the protein MSEMVWLIRKTLMETFRSKKSWFTYLGLPIAGVLLSLTIYSNAGSGTIHVGIINQDGDQVITQDSIRFIERLNHVEVTVIDEQTMREQIVSGELDSGIVFEPGYAASVREGAPAHLNIVSVKGEQVTAYVKAMLNSYIGNLAAIGKAAQADEAKFTKLYEAYHEQSYKLSTVTLQNNSNVTRMTNQSIGFLIMFMMFSAVDMSEIILKEKGNRTFLRLLSSPMSARSYVFSNIIVSMFILLLQIIVTLLVMKTVFGIDAGVAYSQMILPLFVFALGAIALSLMTVAFAKSRAGAGAISNLIIVPTCLLAGCFFPMEIMPDTVRKISTFLPQHWLLDTVNKLQQGYSLGSLYLNMAILLAFATVFALIAIYRFGRNNDSRQFV from the coding sequence ATGAGTGAAATGGTATGGCTAATTCGGAAAACGCTGATGGAGACGTTTCGCAGCAAAAAAAGCTGGTTCACTTATTTGGGGTTGCCGATCGCAGGGGTTCTGCTGTCTCTTACCATCTACAGCAATGCAGGCAGCGGCACGATCCATGTAGGAATCATCAATCAGGATGGGGACCAGGTGATCACGCAGGATTCGATCCGGTTTATCGAGAGATTGAATCATGTTGAGGTCACAGTTATCGATGAACAGACAATGCGTGAACAAATCGTTTCTGGTGAACTGGATAGCGGAATTGTTTTCGAGCCAGGGTATGCTGCTAGTGTTCGGGAAGGGGCGCCAGCGCACTTGAATATTGTATCCGTAAAGGGTGAGCAGGTTACTGCCTACGTGAAGGCCATGCTGAACAGTTATATCGGCAATCTTGCCGCGATTGGAAAAGCGGCACAGGCGGATGAGGCAAAGTTCACGAAGCTGTATGAGGCATACCACGAGCAAAGCTACAAGCTCAGTACGGTAACGCTTCAAAACAACTCAAACGTGACGCGTATGACGAATCAATCGATTGGATTCCTTATTATGTTCATGATGTTTTCAGCGGTGGACATGTCAGAGATCATTTTAAAAGAAAAAGGGAATCGCACCTTTTTGCGACTCCTTTCTTCGCCGATGTCGGCCAGATCCTATGTATTCTCGAATATTATCGTCAGCATGTTTATTTTACTGCTGCAAATCATCGTGACCTTGCTCGTCATGAAAACCGTCTTCGGCATAGATGCAGGCGTCGCGTATAGTCAAATGATTCTGCCGTTGTTCGTGTTCGCGCTAGGGGCAATCGCCCTTTCTCTGATGACCGTTGCCTTTGCGAAGAGTAGAGCAGGTGCCGGAGCGATTTCCAACCTGATCATTGTACCGACGTGCCTCCTGGCTGGCTGCTTCTTTCCAATGGAAATCATGCCGGACACTGTGCGCAAAATTTCAACATTCTTGCCTCAGCATTGGTTGCTCGATACGGTGAATAAGCTTCAACAAGGGTACAGTCTTGGGAGCTTGTATTTGAACATGGCCATTTTGCTCGCATTCGCTACGGTTTTTGCCTTGATCGCCATTTATCGGTTTGGGCGAAATAACGATAGTAGACAGTTTGTGTGA
- a CDS encoding metallophosphoesterase family protein, with protein sequence MNPINHTIAVISDIHSNAYALEAVLRDIDSRGIQTIVNLGDTLFGPLDPIKTAELLMERSHITHIMGNCDRYLLEEQMESVTFEYVKPLLTQEMLSWIGSFQKQWTYDDLLFCHGTPFADDVYLLECVAPYGIDEKSPNALMIELTGIQQKVIFCGHSHVPKSVWLPDGKLVVNPGSVGLPAYFEEAPYPHSMESKTPHAKYVTVKPQGGSWLVEHVLVPYDFEQAARKAEENGRRDYAYAIRTGRAEL encoded by the coding sequence TTGAACCCTATCAACCATACGATCGCGGTGATCTCCGACATACACAGCAACGCCTATGCATTGGAAGCAGTGCTGCGCGACATTGATTCCCGCGGCATTCAAACCATTGTGAATTTGGGCGACACCTTATTTGGACCGCTTGATCCGATCAAGACGGCAGAGCTCTTAATGGAGCGATCTCATATCACCCACATCATGGGTAATTGTGACAGATATTTACTGGAAGAGCAAATGGAGTCCGTCACCTTCGAATACGTGAAGCCACTGCTGACACAAGAAATGCTCAGCTGGATCGGGTCATTCCAAAAGCAGTGGACGTATGACGATCTGTTGTTTTGCCATGGAACTCCTTTTGCTGATGATGTGTATTTATTGGAGTGTGTGGCTCCGTACGGGATTGACGAGAAAAGCCCAAACGCTTTGATGATCGAGCTGACAGGCATCCAGCAGAAAGTCATTTTTTGCGGACACTCTCATGTGCCCAAATCTGTATGGCTCCCAGATGGCAAGCTCGTGGTAAACCCGGGGAGTGTCGGGCTGCCAGCTTATTTTGAGGAAGCGCCGTACCCGCATTCGATGGAATCGAAGACGCCCCATGCCAAGTACGTCACGGTAAAACCACAAGGTGGCTCGTGGCTGGTCGAGCACGTATTGGTTCCGTATGATTTCGAGCAGGCAGCCAGAAAAGCAGAGGAAAACGGGCGCAGAGACTATGCGTATGCGATCCGAACGGGAAGAGCGGAGCTGTAG